The sequence GCGCAGGGCGCCGGTCCCCTTGCCATGCACGATGCGCAGGGTGTGCAAGCCCGCCAGCACGGCGTCGTCCAGAAATTCGTCGATCAGGGGCTGCGCCTCGTCAAAGGTGAGGCCCAGCAGCTTCAGTTCGAACCGCGCCTTGGGCAGGGCGCCGGTCCTGGCCACGATCACGCTTTCCCTTTCCGGAGCGGAACTTTTAGCCTCATAGAGGCTCTCCAGCGGCGTCTTGAAACTTATCCCGTTCATGTCCACGGTGGCGCTTTTGTCCCGGATCTCCAGCACCGTGGCCTCGGCGTCGAAATTGGCCAGCCAGACCCGATCGCCGGGTTGGGGGGCGAAAACCTTTTTGCGCGAGCCGGCGCCGGTCTCCGCGAGTTCTGCGCGGATGTCTTGCAGCCTGCCTGATATTTCATGCAATTTTCTTTCCGAAAGTGACTTACGTTCCTGCCTGTCCAGTTTTTTCAGGCTGTCCTGCTCTTGTTGGTAAAGCTTTTGCTGGGAGATCAGTTCGTCTTGCAACTCTCTGATGAACTTACGCTTGCGCTCCCGCAGTTCCTCTTCCAGCCTGTCTTCCTTGCCTTCCAGTTCCTGCAGTTTGGCCTCCAGGTTGCGCGTCTTGAGCTGGAATTCGTAGGAAGCGCGGCCCAGGGCTTTCTTTTCGGCCTGCATCTTTTTCAGCAGTTCGGTGAATTCCACGTTCTGGGAGCCGCTGAGGGAGCGGGCGCGTTCGATCAGGCCGGGCTCCAAACCCAGCGAGGAGGCGACCTCAATGGCAAAACTGTCTCCGGGGATGCCCGGTGAAAAGCGGAAAGTGGGGGTCAGGCTCCCCAGGTCAAATTGCATCGCGGCGTTCAGGCAGTCGGGATGGCTCTCGGCAAAGATCTTCAGTGCCGTGTAATGGGTGGTGACCACAGCCTTGCAGCCAAGCTCCGTAAAGCGTTCCAGGATCGCCTGGGCCAGAGCGGAGCCCTGTTGGGGATCCGTGGCGGCGCCGATCTCGTCGATCAGCACCAGGCTGCGTTCGTCCGCCCCGGCCAGCATCCTTTGGATCTTCTGGACGTGGGAGGAAAAAGTGGAAAGGGCGTTCTCGATCGACTGGTCGTCCCCGATGTCCGCAAAAACCTGGCTGAACAGGCCGATCTCGCTGTCCTCGTCCGCGGGGATGGGCAGCCCGGAAAGCGCCATCAGGCAAAGCAATCCCACCGCTTTCATCAGCACCGTCTTGCCGCCTGTATTGGGGCCGCTGAGAAGGATGACGCGGGCTCCCCGGCCCAGGGATAGTTCGAAGGGCACCACCAGCGCGGGTTTGCCCAGGCTGAGGATCAAAAGCGGATGGCGCGCCGAAACCAGCTTCAAAACAGGCTCCGAAACCATGCGGGGGACGCTGGCCCCCAACTGGCGGCACAAACGGCCGCAGGCAAAGCGAAAATCCAGTTCGGACATGGCGTCCTGGTTCGCCAGCAGGCTCCCTTTCCGCTCCCGGATCAGGGCGGTGAAAGCGCTGAAGATGTTGAATATCTCGCGCTTTTCCTCCTGTTTGAGCAGTTGGAGCTCGTTGTTCAGCGGCACCACGCTTTGCGGTTCGATGAACAGGGTGGCCTTGCTTCCGGACTGGCTTTGCACGATCCCGGGCACGTAGGCGGCGGCGTTTTCCTTGATGGGGAGCACATAGCGCTCATCACGCCGGGTGATGAATTTATCCTGGATGAAGCTTTCGTAGCGGGGATCGCTGAGCATGCCCTGCATCGTCTTCATGATGTTGCGCTGCAAGGAGTTGCTGCGCTTGCGGAGGCGCGCCAGTTCCGGTGAGGCGCTGTCCAGGACCTCGCCCTCGGGATCGAAGATCTCTTCAAAGCGGCGGCAGATCTCCGGCAGGGCTTTCACTTTCTTCCAAAGCCTCCCCAGCGCGGGAAAATCCCGGATGTCCTCTTCCCTGGCGGCTATGATCAGTGCCAGGCGGGCGTTCAGATCAACTGTCCGGAATTCCTCGAAGCCGAACAGGGCGTATTCGGCCTCGCTGAACAGGGGGAAGATATCCGTAAGATCAGTGAAATCCAGGT is a genomic window of Candidatus Syntrophosphaera sp. containing:
- a CDS encoding endonuclease MutS2, yielding MNSRELFADLEYGRLCDQVQQRCHSDLGRTRAAGLKPLQDRTAIEGSLRLVSELQECLERGLDLDFTDLTDIFPLFSEAEYALFGFEEFRTVDLNARLALIIAAREEDIRDFPALGRLWKKVKALPEICRRFEEIFDPEGEVLDSASPELARLRKRSNSLQRNIMKTMQGMLSDPRYESFIQDKFITRRDERYVLPIKENAAAYVPGIVQSQSGSKATLFIEPQSVVPLNNELQLLKQEEKREIFNIFSAFTALIRERKGSLLANQDAMSELDFRFACGRLCRQLGASVPRMVSEPVLKLVSARHPLLILSLGKPALVVPFELSLGRGARVILLSGPNTGGKTVLMKAVGLLCLMALSGLPIPADEDSEIGLFSQVFADIGDDQSIENALSTFSSHVQKIQRMLAGADERSLVLIDEIGAATDPQQGSALAQAILERFTELGCKAVVTTHYTALKIFAESHPDCLNAAMQFDLGSLTPTFRFSPGIPGDSFAIEVASSLGLEPGLIERARSLSGSQNVEFTELLKKMQAEKKALGRASYEFQLKTRNLEAKLQELEGKEDRLEEELRERKRKFIRELQDELISQQKLYQQEQDSLKKLDRQERKSLSERKLHEISGRLQDIRAELAETGAGSRKKVFAPQPGDRVWLANFDAEATVLEIRDKSATVDMNGISFKTPLESLYEAKSSAPERESVIVARTGALPKARFELKLLGLTFDEAQPLIDEFLDDAVLAGLHTLRIVHGKGTGALRSKVRDYLQRKKAVISLETPVQAEGGSGVTLVKI